GTATGAGTAATATGGCCCATGCTTCACCAACGAAGGAGCATGACTGCAATGACAATTTCCAAGGAACTACTGGACGAGCTGCTCAGCGGCGTTGAACGACCTGAGGATTTACTCGGCGACAAAGGCCTGATGAAGGAACTGAAGGTCCGGCTGATGGAACGGATGTTGGGCGCGGAACTGACCGAGCATCTGGGCTATGAGCCACATGGTGAGCCTGCCAGCCAGCAGGCCAACCGGCGTAATGGGGCGACGCGCAAAGTGCTGAAGGGCAACGACGGTGCGGTGCCGATTGACATCCCACGAGACCGGGAAGGCAGTTTCGAACCTGAGCTGATCCAGAAGGGCCAAACCCGGATCGACGGGATGGATGACAAGATCATCGGGCTTTATGCTGCAGGTTTGTCGACCCGCGATATCCGCGCCCACCTTGAAGAGGTTTATGGCCTGAAGGTTTCCGCCGACCTGGTCAGTCGCGTCACCGATGCGGTTCTGGAGGAGGTTTCAGATTGGCAAAACCGTGCCTTGGAACCAGTTTATCCTATCGTTTTTCTCGACGCTCTCAGGGTCAAAATCCGCGACGCTGAAAGTCGCCAGGTTAAAAACAAGGCCGTCTACGTGGCCTTGGGGGTCACCGCGGAGGGTGAACGCGAGGTTCTGGGCCTGTGGATCGCGGCCAACGAGGGGGCCAAATTCTGGCTGTCGATCATGAACAACCTGCGCAATCGGGGCGTCGAAGACAT
This genomic stretch from Pseudosulfitobacter sp. DSM 107133 harbors:
- a CDS encoding IS256 family transposase, translating into MTISKELLDELLSGVERPEDLLGDKGLMKELKVRLMERMLGAELTEHLGYEPHGEPASQQANRRNGATRKVLKGNDGAVPIDIPRDREGSFEPELIQKGQTRIDGMDDKIIGLYAAGLSTRDIRAHLEEVYGLKVSADLVSRVTDAVLEEVSDWQNRALEPVYPIVFLDALRVKIRDAESRQVKNKAVYVALGVTAEGEREVLGLWIAANEGAKFWLSIMNNLRNRGVEDILIAVVDGLKGFPDAINAAFPDTTVQTCIVHLVRHSLNFCGWKDRKAVAKDLRRVYQAVDDEEAAKALDDFEAEWGTKYPSIAPSWRRAWQEVIPFFAFPPAVRKIIYTTNAIESLNRVIRKTTKTRGSFPTDDAATKLIYLAIRKFENTGRCVREWVAARNQFAILYPERFNR